From the Psychrobacter sp. P11F6 genome, the window GTTGAATATAATCAACGTCACATTCAGTTCATTAGAATCACCTATAGTTTGTTCAAGATAATTTAGATACAAGGAAGGCTAGCAAAAGTACTAAAAATAGTAGACTGCGCGCGCCTGATATCATATCCATGATATAGGGGATTGACTAAAGCCATGTTGCACAATAGTGACGGGCAGCTGAGTTATTGGTAGTCGAATGCAGACTAGAATTGACCTTATATCAGCAAGCTCGTATAGTCGAAAAACGTTTAGTTAAAAAATCAGTCGAAAAAACCTTATTTCAAAAATATCTTATTTCAAAAACAGTATCATTACTCACTTGCATAGGATACGCACTTGAACCATTTTAATAGACAATCGATACTTGGTAATGCGCCCATGACCCAGGAAAAAAAATGTAAAAGTGCCGAGCGTTCGATGGCATTATCGAGCGCTATTAAATTGGCATTGTCGGCGGTACTAATGACGATGACCACTGCTGCCATGAGTGAGGATAGTCTTAATAATGCTAATACGAGCAGCAAAGCGATGGCATCCAATTATAATTCATGGCAAACCACCGGCTCAGAAGAGCTAAATCTGCCCAATTTGCGCGGACAAGGCTTGAGCTTCGCTGAGCAATATCAAAATAAATTGCTCGGCGAATGGTCGTTACGGAACGTCAATGGTCGTATCAAAATGGAGCATGATCCTTGGATTCAAGAAACGGTTAAAGACATGACTTGGCGTCTCAATGCGCAAGCAAGGCAGCAAGCGCCGATGGGTTTGGTTATCATTGATAACCCAAGTATCAATGCCTTTGCAGCACCAGGCGGGGTCATTGGACTTAATACAGGGACGATTCTGGCCGCTAGCAGTATGGATGAGCTTGCCAGTGTGGTGGCGCATGAAGTTGCTCACATCAGCCAGCGCCATTATGAAAGTGGTGCTGATGAGCGCAAAAAGGCATTGCTAATGCAGATAGGCGGTATGCTAGCAGCGATTGCAGCATCGGCGGTTGATGGTGATGCAGCGGCGGCAGTGATGATGGGTAGCCAAACGGCAACGATGAACAGCACGATGGCATTTAGTCGAAATAATGAGCGCGAGGCCGATCGGGTGGGCATGCAAATCATGACCCAAGCAGGCTATGACCCAAGGGCGATGCCGCGATTCTTTGCCACGATGAACCAACGCAGCCAGCTCAACCAAGTTGAAAATCGATTTTTACCAAGCTTCGTACGCTCGCATCCACTGAGTAACGAGCGCTTAAGTGAAGCGCAAAGTCGTGCCCAGCATTATCCCTCATTGTCACTAAATCAGCAGCAGCGCCATCAGGCTTTATTTGATCTGCTCTACTGGCGTGTCCAAAGTACAGGTAAACATGCCTCAGAGACAGTGCTAATGACGGCTGCTAAAAATAGCGTAGGTGCCAAATTGGCTTTGATGAACTGGTATGGCGAACAGCAACGCTTTACAGAGGCAAGCGATTTACTGGCTGAAATCAATCGACTGCCGCCTACGCAGCGCCAAAATTTAGAGCCTTTACTATCGATTACTCATAGCCAAATTCTAACGGAACAGAATAAATGGTCACAAGCGGCGGACGTATTAGCCAGCCAGCAGCGTGTTTATCCTGAGCGTCGTGATCTGCGTCTTTATTTGGCAGAAGCGCTCACCAATAGCAATCAGCCAATCAGAGCCCAAGCATTACTCAAACCACTGACCGAGCAGCAGCCAAGCGACCGTTATGCTTGGCAAAGTCTGCAACTGGCCAATGAAAAACTGGCAAAAACGACCGACTCTGCGTCCCTGAAAAATATTGCCACCATTAACGCGCTACGCTATCGCAGTCATGACCAACTATGGAGTAGTCGTTATGAGAGTGCGTTGACGTCACTGACCCAAGCCAAACAACTGGCGGAAAAACTACAAACCACGGCTCAAGCCAGTAGCGCCCGTCCATTGCTTGCCAATATCAATGCAGAAGTCAAAGCAGTAAAAACCGCCAAAGACTTTGAGCCTTAGGCGGTTATTTTTACGATGTCGTCATTAGCTTTTGATGACACTAATTACTAGCCTTGCAGCGCATCTTTCACCAGCTTAGAGATGAGCACAGGGTCTGCGCGTCCTGCGGTTTTGTTCTTTAATACACCCATCACACTGCCCATGTCACGCATAGATGTCGCGCCTTGTGTAGCGATTTCCGCATTGACCAAGGCCGCAAGTTCAGCATCATCCATTTGTTTTGGCATAAACTCATTGATGATATCAATCTCAAACTGCTCTTTGGTTGCCAAATCATCACGGTTGTTTTCGGTAAAAATAGTCAATGACTCATGGCGTTGTTTTAGCTGCTTTTGCAGTATATCTAAGACTTGCGCATCATCAAGCTCTATTTGACGGTCAATCTCAATTTGCTTGATAACCGCTTGCACGTTACGCAGTACTTTGACACGCTCAAGCTCACGCGCTTTCATAGACACTTTGACATTGTCTGATAAAGTCTGTTTCAGTTGGCTCATTGTTATTATCCTTATTTGTTAAGAGGTATTTATTCAAATTTTTAAGCAATAATAATAAAAATTGTAGCATAAAAAACGCCACTGATATCAATGGATAACAGTGGCGTTAATGTAGCACTTGTACTTAATTAATCGAATTATCGATTAGTACATACGAGTGGTACGAATAGTTTCGCGTTGTAATTTTTTCTTATAACGCTTTACGGCAGCAGCTTTTTTACGCTTACGTACTTGCGTTGGTTTTTCATAAAACTCACGCTTACGTACGTCTGATAATACGCCAGCTTTTTCGCAAGCACGCTTGAAACGACGGATAGCGATGTCAACTGGTTCGTTTTCTTTAACCTTAACTGCAGGCATGAAGACTCCTCGATTAGGGTGAGATATAAGGGCATTAGTCTGGCTGTGTATTAGTATTTAGCCGTAATATCTCAAGATTACAGGCATCAGCTCAAACTAGGATAATCTTGCGCATGAGCACAAGGGCAAGCATTTTAATAAAAAATGTCAGTTAAGTCAATGATTTTAGCACATTAATCCATATTTATCATTAAGTTGCAAGGGGCAATGTGCAGAGACAATTCTAAAAGTAGTTAGAACGCAGGTTTTTGCTCCAGCTTTAATGAAACTATAAATGCAAAGTATAAAATTACTATGAATAAAAAACCCTACTGTCTATAACGGTTTGGTTGGAGTTTATGCTATGATAATTTGCATATAATAGTCAGCATATTAACCATTTTATGTGTATTTTATTGAGGATGTTGGAATGAAAAAAACAGGACTAAATACAGCGCTAAGCACCGCATTTATCATTGCTCTTGGCTTTGGCATTAGCGCTTGTGGTGGTGAAAAAGAAGGCGAATCACACGAAGTATTGGCAAAAGATCGTGTTGATGAAGCTGCTGAGCTGGCTCGCAAAAACGCACCTGAAGCTGAAAAAATGGAGTTCCCAGAAACGGCTCCAGCGCCAGTAACTGAAGCTGATGGCACAGTAGATGGTGCTGCAACTGCTGAAGCAGGGACGACTGCTACTGCAGATGCAACGGATAGCGATGTCGCTGTTGCTGTTGCTGATAGTGCAGTTATGCCAGCTAATAGTGCAGATATGCCAGCTGCTGATACGGCGGCAACGCCTACTGCTGACGCTGAACCAGCTACGAACTAATCACGGTTTGTGTGTTGATAGGTTTTGA encodes:
- the rpsU gene encoding 30S ribosomal protein S21 — translated: MPAVKVKENEPVDIAIRRFKRACEKAGVLSDVRKREFYEKPTQVRKRKKAAAVKRYKKKLQRETIRTTRMY
- a CDS encoding M48 family metalloprotease, whose product is MTQEKKCKSAERSMALSSAIKLALSAVLMTMTTAAMSEDSLNNANTSSKAMASNYNSWQTTGSEELNLPNLRGQGLSFAEQYQNKLLGEWSLRNVNGRIKMEHDPWIQETVKDMTWRLNAQARQQAPMGLVIIDNPSINAFAAPGGVIGLNTGTILAASSMDELASVVAHEVAHISQRHYESGADERKKALLMQIGGMLAAIAASAVDGDAAAAVMMGSQTATMNSTMAFSRNNEREADRVGMQIMTQAGYDPRAMPRFFATMNQRSQLNQVENRFLPSFVRSHPLSNERLSEAQSRAQHYPSLSLNQQQRHQALFDLLYWRVQSTGKHASETVLMTAAKNSVGAKLALMNWYGEQQRFTEASDLLAEINRLPPTQRQNLEPLLSITHSQILTEQNKWSQAADVLASQQRVYPERRDLRLYLAEALTNSNQPIRAQALLKPLTEQQPSDRYAWQSLQLANEKLAKTTDSASLKNIATINALRYRSHDQLWSSRYESALTSLTQAKQLAEKLQTTAQASSARPLLANINAEVKAVKTAKDFEP
- a CDS encoding GatB/YqeY domain-containing protein produces the protein MSQLKQTLSDNVKVSMKARELERVKVLRNVQAVIKQIEIDRQIELDDAQVLDILQKQLKQRHESLTIFTENNRDDLATKEQFEIDIINEFMPKQMDDAELAALVNAEIATQGATSMRDMGSVMGVLKNKTAGRADPVLISKLVKDALQG